From Roseibium alexandrii DFL-11, the proteins below share one genomic window:
- a CDS encoding SelT/SelW/SelH family protein: MQDIPAPHIIITYCRQCNWLLRSAWMAQEILSTFSEEVGAVTLVPGTGGTFTIKCDGTPVWNRKTDGGFPEAKILKQRLRDLLWPDKDLGHSDTTSSRK; the protein is encoded by the coding sequence ATGCAGGATATCCCCGCGCCCCATATCATCATCACCTATTGCCGCCAATGCAATTGGCTGCTGCGCTCTGCCTGGATGGCGCAGGAAATCCTGTCGACTTTTTCTGAAGAAGTGGGCGCCGTCACCCTCGTTCCCGGCACAGGCGGAACTTTCACCATCAAATGTGACGGCACTCCGGTTTGGAACAGAAAAACCGACGGCGGGTTTCCGGAAGCCAAAATCCTGAAACAACGGCTTCGCGACTTGCTGTGGCCGGACAAGGATCTTGGGCACTCGGACACAACCAGCAGCCGGAAATAG
- a CDS encoding phosphotransferase — translation MQSNPDLRAVLGEVLSAERKDGLSNQVLRITAQKGVFFLRIGQAGSEALVDRFAESHNLQLAADLGVAVPPVFMDPDSGLLLTRALETRLAGKTDFPDKLGQELARLHNSKLRFEGEINPHKTYAALRKRISEALDSYPEMSLSKDVSAIVPKLERLMADVGVQNQPVLVPSHGDLSEGNCLLANNRLWLIDWEFSGMADPCWDLAYAIQEIGFDADDERRFLNAYESGQHQHINRAALEAMKARCDAISALWAVVQLIDRRDPATFGPFALERAARALKQKPV, via the coding sequence ATGCAGAGCAATCCGGACCTCCGGGCTGTTCTTGGAGAGGTTCTGTCTGCAGAGCGGAAGGATGGTCTGAGCAATCAGGTTTTGCGGATCACGGCCCAGAAGGGCGTGTTCTTTCTGCGTATCGGTCAGGCCGGATCTGAAGCACTGGTTGATCGGTTTGCAGAGTCCCACAATTTGCAATTGGCCGCTGATCTGGGCGTTGCCGTTCCACCCGTGTTCATGGATCCAGACAGCGGACTATTGCTTACGCGGGCTCTTGAAACCAGGCTGGCCGGGAAAACAGACTTTCCGGACAAGCTTGGACAAGAGCTCGCCCGGCTCCATAATTCAAAGCTGCGGTTTGAGGGGGAGATCAATCCGCACAAGACATATGCGGCGCTTCGGAAACGGATCTCTGAGGCACTTGATAGCTATCCAGAAATGTCGCTGTCGAAGGATGTTTCGGCGATCGTCCCTAAGCTCGAACGGCTGATGGCAGATGTGGGGGTGCAAAACCAACCGGTGCTGGTGCCGAGCCATGGAGACTTGTCTGAAGGCAACTGCCTGCTGGCCAACAACCGTCTGTGGCTGATCGATTGGGAATTTTCCGGCATGGCGGACCCTTGTTGGGATCTTGCTTATGCCATCCAGGAAATCGGATTTGATGCGGATGATGAGCGGCGGTTTTTGAATGCTTACGAATCCGGACAACACCAACACATTAACCGGGCCGCTTTGGAGGCCATGAAAGCGCGGTGTGACGCCATTTCAGCTCTATGGGCGGTTGTTCAGCTTATTGACAGGCGTGACCCGGCGACATTCGGACCCTTTGCTCTTGAACGCGCGGCCCGTGCCCTGAAACAGAAACCGGTATAG